From Alkalispirochaeta americana, one genomic window encodes:
- the argC gene encoding N-acetyl-gamma-glutamyl-phosphate reductase, translating into MKATILGATGYTGMVLLRILAQHPRITGITASSRTMAGRPLAEADPGLSRSTLEKGCLDPIVRSPAEALESPGDVLFSALPHGASADTCSPVLGKTLVIDLSADFRFSDPRSFAASYGTPPPQAEFQSRSVYGLSEWNRDLLKNAEIIANPGCYPTATLLPLLPLRDQIRRETPLVVNALSGITGAGKKEKTNLLYAERTENATAYSVGRQHRHTGEIAEQLETEQILFSPHLIPVKQGMLVTTTISVRDGNAAVAALEERYRSEPFVTLTGSAMPETRHVRGTNHVRIGWQLEGNSLILVSAIDNLWKGAAGQAVQNMNIRFGFDETEGLQQEADL; encoded by the coding sequence ATGAAAGCAACAATTCTTGGCGCCACAGGGTACACAGGAATGGTGTTGTTGCGCATCCTGGCGCAGCACCCCCGCATTACCGGCATCACGGCCTCGAGCAGAACCATGGCAGGACGCCCCCTGGCTGAAGCAGACCCCGGCCTTTCGCGGAGCACCCTGGAAAAGGGATGCCTGGACCCCATAGTGCGCTCCCCCGCCGAAGCGCTGGAATCTCCCGGAGATGTTCTTTTCTCTGCCCTTCCCCACGGAGCCTCGGCCGATACCTGTTCCCCCGTGCTGGGCAAAACCCTGGTGATCGATCTCTCGGCAGATTTCCGTTTCAGCGACCCCCGAAGCTTTGCCGCCTCCTACGGGACCCCGCCTCCCCAGGCGGAGTTCCAGAGCCGCTCTGTCTATGGCCTCTCCGAGTGGAATCGGGATCTTCTCAAAAACGCCGAGATTATTGCCAACCCCGGGTGTTATCCTACGGCCACGCTTCTGCCCCTTCTGCCTCTGCGGGATCAGATCCGTCGGGAAACGCCCCTGGTGGTGAACGCCCTGAGCGGAATCACGGGAGCAGGAAAAAAGGAAAAGACCAACCTTCTCTACGCAGAGCGAACGGAGAACGCCACAGCCTACAGCGTGGGCCGGCAACACCGTCACACGGGAGAGATCGCGGAACAGCTTGAAACGGAGCAGATCCTCTTTTCCCCCCACCTCATTCCGGTGAAACAGGGAATGCTGGTTACCACAACCATCTCCGTCCGGGACGGAAACGCCGCGGTGGCGGCCCTGGAGGAACGCTACCGGTCAGAGCCCTTTGTCACCCTCACAGGATCGGCCATGCCGGAAACGCGCCACGTGCGGGGCACAAACCATGTCCGGATCGGCTGGCAGCTCGAGGGAAACTCCCTCATCCTGGTCTCGGCGATCGACAACCTCTGGAAAGGCGCAGCGGGACAAGCCGTTCAGAACATGAACATTCGCTTCGGTTTTGACGAGACCGAAGGGCTTCAGCAGGAAGCAGATCTCTAG
- a CDS encoding arginine repressor, translated as MRERQQRLRVVKKIIRSHRIESQEQLLHLLAQKGFSVTQATLSRDLKLLKVGKQARGTSGSYYTLPSEELRREQHRSYVEDFARGYISLNFSGSLAIIRTLNGHANSVAIALENLDIEPLLGTVAGDDTVFVALKNDTSEDDFIENLRERFPEFEE; from the coding sequence GTGCGAGAACGGCAACAGCGACTTCGAGTCGTAAAAAAAATTATCCGGAGCCACCGGATTGAAAGTCAGGAACAGCTCCTGCATCTCCTGGCTCAAAAAGGCTTTTCTGTGACCCAGGCTACGCTCTCGCGGGACCTGAAACTGCTCAAGGTGGGCAAACAGGCCCGAGGTACCAGCGGGAGTTACTACACCCTCCCTTCGGAGGAACTCCGGCGGGAACAGCACCGCAGCTACGTGGAAGACTTCGCCCGGGGGTACATTTCGCTGAACTTCTCCGGTTCCCTGGCGATTATCCGCACCCTGAATGGCCATGCCAACAGCGTAGCGATCGCTCTGGAAAATCTCGACATCGAGCCCCTTCTGGGCACCGTTGCCGGTGACGACACAGTCTTCGTAGCACTAAAAAACGACACCAGCGAGGACGATTTCATCGAGAATCTTCGGGAACGCTTCCCCGAGTTTGAGGAATAG
- a CDS encoding DUF342 domain-containing protein produces MDRDGYIELTIAEDAMSVLGDFFPALGEGRTLSPDYLATVLESKNIVHGVRSDELAEVIFEVNTSHHVMREVPVAQGTPSVPLRPSFFRVLQRSTEAIGDFHHDLGRIDYKHVSRLPVVRKGQVIARQIPLQEGVPGINVHGTEVPFETLPVDTVAPGKNTLQRDDVVVAEIGGQLQTRDGQFFVEDRLEIGGNVDYQTGSIEFPGDVILKGEVKDGFHIWAGGSITAAGTVDVSEIYCRKDFSARGGLVGRGRALLRCGGRIQARFVGNCHVESKSSVFIKQYVYQSHIGSLDRLALGPRGRIIGGVVTAAQGVRCYTLGNGASAPTLIRVGLNFIAERKLNLCSRRHQVVTLRLQKLLERTPEDPTDRQLGVLHQLEEERQKLAAQMGDLAGELDRYEDADITVDGVVYPGVQIQICRAMLVVEKEMKKVRFSLDKSAGRVVISSLAGGGTGAGGGAGAS; encoded by the coding sequence ATGGATCGAGACGGGTATATTGAGCTGACCATAGCCGAAGACGCCATGTCGGTGCTGGGGGACTTCTTCCCCGCCCTGGGGGAAGGGAGAACCCTTTCCCCGGACTATCTCGCCACGGTCCTGGAGTCGAAGAATATCGTCCACGGGGTACGCTCCGACGAACTGGCAGAGGTCATCTTTGAGGTGAATACCAGCCACCACGTCATGCGGGAAGTTCCCGTTGCCCAAGGGACTCCTTCGGTTCCCCTGAGGCCCTCTTTTTTTCGTGTGCTCCAGCGAAGCACCGAAGCTATCGGTGATTTTCACCACGATCTGGGGCGGATCGACTACAAGCACGTGAGTCGTCTTCCCGTTGTCCGGAAAGGACAGGTCATCGCTCGGCAGATTCCTCTCCAGGAGGGAGTTCCGGGAATAAATGTTCACGGCACAGAGGTCCCCTTCGAGACCCTTCCCGTGGATACGGTGGCTCCCGGAAAGAATACCCTGCAACGAGACGATGTGGTGGTCGCTGAAATCGGCGGGCAACTTCAGACCAGAGACGGTCAGTTTTTTGTTGAGGATCGGCTGGAGATCGGCGGCAACGTCGATTACCAGACAGGCAGTATCGAGTTCCCTGGCGATGTCATCCTGAAAGGTGAGGTGAAGGACGGCTTTCACATCTGGGCCGGAGGCAGTATCACCGCAGCAGGAACCGTGGATGTTTCGGAGATCTATTGCCGGAAGGATTTTTCTGCCCGCGGGGGGCTGGTCGGGCGAGGGCGGGCGCTTCTTCGGTGCGGTGGACGAATCCAGGCTCGTTTTGTGGGAAATTGTCATGTGGAAAGCAAGTCCTCGGTCTTTATCAAGCAATATGTCTACCAGTCCCATATCGGGTCTCTTGATCGCCTGGCCCTGGGGCCGCGGGGGCGAATTATCGGCGGAGTTGTCACCGCCGCCCAGGGAGTTCGCTGTTATACCCTGGGAAATGGAGCAAGCGCTCCCACCCTGATTCGGGTCGGTTTGAACTTTATCGCAGAGCGGAAGCTGAATCTCTGCTCCCGGAGGCATCAGGTTGTGACGCTCCGGCTCCAGAAGCTTCTGGAACGCACCCCCGAAGACCCCACCGATCGCCAGTTGGGCGTATTGCATCAGCTTGAGGAGGAGCGGCAGAAACTGGCTGCCCAGATGGGGGACCTGGCGGGCGAGCTGGACCGCTATGAGGATGCCGATATAACGGTTGATGGTGTGGTCTATCCCGGCGTCCAGATTCAAATTTGCCGGGCTATGCTGGTGGTAGAAAAAGAAATGAAAAAAGTTCGCTTCTCTCTGGATAAAAGCGCGGGGCGCGTTGTGATCTCCTCTCTTGCTGGTGGAGGAACGGGTGCTGGTGGAGGAGCGGGAGCATCGTGA
- a CDS encoding biotin--[acetyl-CoA-carboxylase] ligase — translation MSLQTLREYYYGEVDSTMTRAREIGAELPPGIGGFWVRAGHQTAGRGRRGKRWEDCSGSALMVTLAVERGGPWDPGDPLPGTLALRAAAAVQESLGFFLSPSELSIKWPNDILARGRKICGILTEADRRWFLIGIGINIHGAPQVQAEPRATSLGEMVERSGCIWSGKALTEALFPRLRRHLAEHLGGERWFSVVEQALAWRDSLVVAGEHCGVLSGIDSDGALLLKIHEGPSRMVQKIYSGTVRLKR, via the coding sequence GTGAGCCTTCAGACCCTGCGGGAGTACTATTACGGAGAGGTCGATTCCACCATGACCCGGGCTCGGGAGATCGGGGCGGAATTGCCTCCGGGAATCGGCGGCTTCTGGGTCCGGGCCGGGCACCAGACAGCAGGCCGGGGCCGGCGGGGTAAGCGCTGGGAAGATTGTAGCGGTTCGGCCCTGATGGTTACCCTGGCCGTGGAGCGAGGTGGTCCCTGGGACCCTGGTGATCCCCTGCCGGGAACGCTGGCGCTTCGGGCTGCGGCGGCGGTGCAGGAATCGCTGGGTTTCTTCCTCTCCCCATCGGAGCTTTCCATAAAGTGGCCCAATGATATTCTGGCCCGGGGCCGAAAGATCTGCGGCATTCTGACCGAGGCTGACCGACGATGGTTTCTGATTGGAATCGGAATAAATATTCATGGAGCTCCCCAGGTGCAGGCAGAACCCCGTGCCACGTCCCTGGGAGAAATGGTGGAGCGTTCGGGCTGTATCTGGTCCGGAAAGGCCCTGACCGAGGCGCTCTTTCCCCGTCTGCGTCGCCATCTGGCGGAGCATCTTGGGGGTGAGCGCTGGTTTTCGGTAGTGGAACAGGCCCTGGCCTGGCGTGATTCCCTGGTGGTGGCGGGGGAGCACTGTGGTGTTCTCTCCGGCATCGACTCCGATGGCGCGCTCCTGCTGAAGATCCACGAGGGACCCTCCCGGATGGTGCAGAAGATTTATTCCGGCACGGTTCGGCTGAAGCGGTAG